CGCGCTAGCTGTTGGATCAACATGTTCTCCAAAATAATGAAATTGGCCTGGATCATCATCGAGGTTAAGCCACGTATTAACCATGTGTGGCCTTATCTCATTACCAAACTATATTATTATATTGGAGATTGAAGGATCAAGGCGCGATTAAAATGTTTACCAGCCGGGATCGTGTACTAGTAGTACTGTACGCGCTTTGCTAGCTTAAGCTAATCTCTTGATGTTAACTTAATTCGAAAGGGTATGCATGCCATTTTAAGCTACTTCGTTGATGTTTGGAGTATGCCGTTTTGGAGTGCTGACTCAGTAGTGGTACAAACCAAAAATGCTTCTTGGACAGATGCTTTACGGAGATATTACAGAACTTTCCAAAATTTAATAAATCTCCTCTGAGTTTCACTGGgtgccacccccccccccccccccccccctctctcttctGTTCTCCTCCAATGAAAACTCTCCACGCCATCCCCTTAGTACATTCCATTGAAACCAATGCCTACAATTAAAGAGTTGTCAGTTGATTCATAGAATAGGAACTTTTTCATTGGGTCAAGGCTAACATTTTTATTTCCGCTCAAATGTCAAGGAGTTGTTTCTATCCATCATTAcaatatgaatctattcctacaATCCAAAGGGCTCCAAGAAATTTTTCCTACAAAAGTCATATCCTTTAAAATTCCTACAAATTCAACCAAAGAAGGCGCAAAGTTTTAGGGAATTTACAAAATAAAAATATTCTGAAAAAAGGGATGGTAAATAGTGGAAATATAATTATGTAGTGTTTTTTCTATTTTAATAGTTTAATACCTAAAATCCCCATACATTATATAGAAGCTTGTCCGCAATAAAAATTTCAGTTTTCCTGATATTTTAATATTTCATTCATTTGTTAATTCCATTTTAAGTCTTTATCCCAAAATATAAAAAACTAGTTTGCTAATCTTGTTCTTAAATTTTGCTATATTTTCTATCCACCTTGTCTGGATTACTTCATACAACGTAGTGTTTTCCCTACTTATTTGTGCATTATAAGAGGTATGCGTTCGCCGGCGAATTACTAACTAATTAATATGTACAAATAATATCTCACTTCCCTGTCGGTCCATATCTCAATTCCCATGGTGTATTTATGACATTTGTGGAGACAAGACGTCGATGTCATCACGTGATCATTCATTAATGGGGTCATTGTGACTTGTATTATACGGTTGATAATTGATCGGATTGGAAGGCGTGGGTGCATGATTGCGAAAGGCTGCTAAGAGCGCTTGTGATTGTATTTTTGTGGGACACGTAGGTTGATAGTGATTGTGTTTTTGCGTACGTAGTGCCTATATACACACACGTGTGTACAGGCGGGGCTAGCAGCAACGTTATCAATCGCACTGTATATATACGTAGCCCACGCGATTGCACAGTTCGTCTCTTGTTCACACCAGAAAGGGGATATCCAAAGGCATGTATTGACGTATAGTACTATACTTGCATTGCTGGTACGATCTGTGTTGACCGTGAAACCGCGTGGTCGTCGTTTTCTCACTCGGTCACTGCTGCTCGTGGATCCCTTCACCGTCACGCGCGTGCATCTCATCAACCCATGTTACGTCGCATTTCACTCTCGTTACGCGCGTGGCATCACATTATGTTTGTGCAACGTGAGAGCGCGAAAACATACACGTTTCGGTGGACCCGGGAGAAGGGTTGACCTCTGACTTTCCACCGTTGCTCTACTCCTCTCCACTCATCTTcatctctatctctctcaaaaaaacatataaaaaaagaagaaaaaaagagattCCATCTCCTTTCTTTTTCCCTCGCTTTCTCGCTGGCAGGTCCGTCTTCCTCCTCCGTCCACTGGAATCCTCTGCTGCTGTATAAATAAGCTCAACCACCAGCTCCaacctccctccctcctcctatCCATTCCATCCACACCTCACCCTCAGCTCACCTGCTCCATCCCTCCTCCTCGATCGGGAGAGAGAGAACTCATCTAAACAATGAAGAGCAGGAGGCAGAGCGGCCGCGGAGGAGCCATGCTGCCGGACGGCGGCTGCAGCGGCAAGATGGAGCGCAAGGACGTGGAGAAGAACCGCAGGCTGCACATGAAGGGCCTCTGCCTCAagctctcctccctcctccccgccTCATCCGCACACCACCTCCGCCACTATTCTTCTACAtcttcctcgccgccgtccaGCAACAAGGTACGTAAAAACACTCTTGATTCGCCCCCAAAAGGCAGACTAATTTGCTCAACTCACGCAGCTGTCCGGGGAACAGACACCTGATTAACCACACTCTTACCGATCAGTAACACGCAGTAGAGAATACACTATTCTATTCATACTAGTACCAAAAAATCTCACTGTTACCCATAACAAGTGTGTGATGGGGAGCACCTACTTGTGTGGTCCACTGAATTAGTACGTATGTCTCAACTTGGTTGGTGGAGACAAAGTGACGACGTTCACAAGAAAAAGAATATCTCATCATCATTTCGGCACGTGTCAGATTCGGTGGCAGTAGGAGCCATAGAAATTGATCAGCGTAGTACCACTCACTCATTTGGATAACAATTATTTTGTGGTCAATTTTTTTTTACTTTGTTGTAAAGAAAAATTAAAATGTTTGGTCGGTGAATCCATCCCCAACAATTAATCCTTTCAACTACCAACCCAAGATTGAAGATCACTCCTCTGATTCGATTCACATGGACCTGCCATACAAAATCTGAATATATTTTTGATTGCAAGTGCAAGATGATGCCAATCAGTGGATCGTCTGTTTTTTGGACTACTACTAGCTACTACCAGCAGGATTGATTGATCGGCTAATCTGACAACCACGACTTGGTTCTGTTTGTGCAGGACGCGGCGACGCAGCTGGACCAGCTCGACAGCGCGGCGGCGTACATCAAGCAGCTCCGGGGCCGGATCGACGACCTCAAGCGCCGAAAGCAGGCCGCCCTCTCCGGCGGCACCGCTGGCTGCTCATCCTCCGTCTCCGCGGGTGACTACAAGGGAGCTCCTTCAACTTCAACGGCGCTGCCGGTGATCGAGGTGCGTCACCAGGACGGCACCCTGGACGTGGCTCTGGCGAGCGAGGCCGGGCGGCCGTTCCGGCTGCACGAGGTGATCGCCGTGCTGGAGCAGGAGGGCGCCGACGTGGTCAGCGCCAGCTTCTCTGTAGTCGGCGACAAGATCTTCTACACTGTCCATTCCCAGGCGCTCTGCCCCCGCATCGGCCTCGACGCCGGCAGGGTCGCCCACCGGCTCCGTGGCCTCGCCGCAGCCGCCACCGTCTCGTCCTCCGTCCTCATGACATgatttctttctttctctctttcTTTGTTGTTTTTTCATCAATCGCGGTAGCTTAGCTTAGCTTAGTACTGCTCTGCTCTGCTCGTGAGTGAGCTTCAGGTTTGTCTGAAATCTACTAGTGTAGCCATGTACTTGCATGTCTCCTCCTTTCTGAAGATGTGAGATATTTTAACTTTCAGAATGCTGGGTTTCTTTCTACTAAGAAGGCTTGAGACATGGGTGTGGGGGCATTAGGCTCTGTTTGGTTGAGCCCAAGATTCTGAAAAAGCCGCTGTGAGCCGTGAGCATCTGAAAAAACTGCCGCTATCACGGCGTGATCGCTTCTTTGAAACAGCCACGTGATCTGCCTGGCTTGGGGAATCGTGCGAGATCACGGGGCTATCATGGCGTGATCGCTGCTTTGAAATGGACACGCGATCTGCATGGCTTTTTCTTATGTTTTTGATGGAAGCGATGGCTGTTATACTAGACATTTGCAACCGTGTGCGTGGTCTGGACCTCCGTGGCTGAGCAAGGTACATGGTACATGGTCCATGGTCCAGAGCGTGGCGTGGATGGCCATGGTAGTACATGGTCCAGATCGTGCTGTGGATGCACTTAAACTTAATTTGGCATGCATCTCTCTTGTTCTAGGTCCACAACGTGGTCTGGGGCCTGAGCTTACGGCCACCAGAAAGACGTGTGTGGGTTTTGTTTTCCAGGAGTAAACACTGTAGCTCTAGTGTTCCTATTCTTGGGCTCAGGGAGTAAATACGGTGGTTCCTATTTGGCGGATTTTTTTTTTTGACAGGAAATCTTTCATGCTAGCTTTATTAACTTCAAATAATGCCTACATCGTCGGTTAAAAAATAGAGACAATACTAAGGAATGAATCCAACCACAAAGACGATGGTCTAACTTCAACGGGGTAGAGTACAGAGCTAGTGACGTCTTACGAAATGACGACGGTGGCGTACCACGCAAAGAAAAAAACGATGCTCCGTAGGATCGACTTTTTACAACATCGGCATTTTTAGCCTTGCTCCAAGGAGGATCTCACCTATCACTGCGTTAGAGATATTCTTTCCTACATTAACAACATTTACAGCCGGACGCCTCAAACTCGTCTCATACATCCCCGTCCGGTCATTGATGGGTCACATTTTTTGACCTAGACGGACGCCTCAAACGGGCCTCAAAGACCCGGGCTGACCGGTGCCCCTCATATCCAtcccaaatatggggcggatatgagGGCGCCCGGGCACGCCCGCCATGTCGAACTGACGAAGGGTCCCAGCCGGAAACGCCCTCAAACCCGCGGTTCGAAGCTCGCCACCTTCGTCGGACCGGTGGCGCCATGTGGCGCAGCTCCGGCTGGCTGCGTAGTGCCTTACCCGCCTATTTAAGTCGACCGGCGGCATCGAAACCCTACCATTCATCCACATTTTCCTCCTCCTGTCTGCTGCCGCCGCAACTTTCCAGTCCACCCGTCCGCCTAGTAGCCATGCCTCCACGCCGCCGGGTAAGGAGCGAGCCATTTCTGATGCCAGAGGGCCGGCTCGAACTCCTCGAGAAGATTCGGGCTAGGTGCGAAGCCCGGATCGCCGCGGGGCTACCTCCGGATGCAATGGATccggaggaggagttggaggaggtggaggacgaagATGACGTGgaagaggacgaggacgacgactTTGAGGAGGAGGGGGATGAGCCGAAGGAGGAGGATGTGGGGGACACTAGCGATGGGGATCTGCAGACGGAGCAGCAGGCCATCCTCGATTTCGTCCGGTTGGAGTCGGTTGCGGAGGCAAGACGCCGTCGCCGGCAGGAGATGGAGGCGCCACAGACCGCGGAGGAGGTGGAGATGCTCGCCAATATGGATGAGGTCGAGCGGGAGTAGGATGAGCTGGAGCCATCCTCCCCGCCCGTCCATGCGAGCCTATACCTTTTAGTCCGGACCTTGTTCCACTACCGTAGCATGTGTACGTACTGAAATCCACTACTGTAGCCACACATATACCTCGTATATATGTACACACATTTTTTTAGCACAATATATACCTGGCATATTTCCCATACCCCCATAGGCCTAGCATATATCCTCAGATCCCCTCCCGGCCGACCAGCCCTTACCACGCACTCGTTCTTCCTCCTCCATCACATCCTACCTAGCTGCCGCTATGAAGCTAGCAGCTGCCTTCACCTCGGTATTTTCTTCGCCATTACGTTCAAATTTCCATCTAGAGTATTAAGACCGTGGTTGCTGATCGATCACTCCCTGCTAAGCTAGATGGAGAGGAAGGCCAAGCCGGCGAGTGGCGGAGAGAGGACCAGGGCAAGCCGCGGCACGGCGGTACTGGTGGAGAAGAAGAGGTCGGAGAGGGAGAGGAGGCAGCGCATGAAGGCGCTCTGCGAGAAGCTCGCGTCCCTCATCCCAAAAGAACACTTCCCCCACGCTGTAAGAACTAATTGAGAACACGATTCTCTCTTCACTTGCTATTTTTTTCTCATTGCATATAACTGAACTGTGTGATAGCAAGCTAGTTGTTTCTCTGCAATTCTCCATGTTTATATCGTGATCTCATCCTGTCCAGAAAAATATGAGTTTATATATTCCGAAAATATAtgtgccggatggcaattaactgTGTTTGTTGGACATTTTCATTTTAGGTACTACTctctccgtttctaaatataggtcattttagatatttcaatacggactacatacagatatatatagacatatttcaatacggactacatacagatgtatatagccTACATACAGATTAATCTGTaaaaaaaaacttatatttagaaatggagggagtactttcaAAGCTCATGTCATCTCTGAGGTAAGGTTGGAAAGCCAGTAGTGCAAAGTACAAAGACACTGTGGACTAAAGAAAATCACCAATTGGTTTTACGCAAAGTTTTAAATAGTGGGTTATGGAAAATAGAGGCACGATCGTTAGCGCGCTGCTATATCACGCTGATTGATCCTAAACAGTTTAGCATAATACCCATCTAAATGATATAATGCAGAGGTAGCCCACTATTTAAAACTATAGTTTTACACGAGATGGTATGGATAATAAATTTTTGTTGGAATAAGCCACCGCGTGTGTTGTCGGGCTCGTCGGGCGCGTCGGATGCGCGCGGGACAGGCGGGACACACTGGTGCCGTCGGGCTCGTCAGGTTCGTCGGGCGTGTCGGTGTCGCGCGGGACGGGCGGGACGTGTGGGACGCAGCAGCGTGGCGCATTTGTGTAGTGTGTGCGCACGCGCTTGTGGCAGTAGCATGAGTGTGTACTGGTGGTAGTAGTCAGTCTGTTAGGTGTGGCCGGTGGAGTGGAGCTGTCCGCGTCGTGCGTCAGTGCATGCGTCGGATGGATAAGCTAGCTACTTGCATGGGCCGGTCAAGTCAGTTTGGTAGTGCAGGGATTAGTGGCCACGGCCGGGTCATGTGCGTCGTGGGCATGCAGATCACGTCCGTGCATGCAGCGCGACTGATGCGTGGGCGCTGCGTTTGTTGCCAAGGTTACAAAGCCGTCTCTGTAATCCAGTGAGTCGTGGCTCCGGGAATAGTAACGGGGCTGTGAAGCCGGGTGAAACTCCAGTGTATTGTGTAGTGTATTGTGTGCTCCTTCTTCTTTTACCTCCATCCATCCATGTGAGAGAGCGGTTTCAACAATTTTGAAATCCAAAAGGTTTGTTATACTGTAATCGTGTGCATCACCATAATGACCGGAAAAAAAATACAATTCTTCCATTATCTAGAAAAGGATGGCTATCAGCCAACGAAATCGTGTTAtcaaataaaaaaattaaattcACTTCATAATGTGTTCGTATTATTTTACCTTCAATACGTAAATAGGGTACAATGACCCAACTAGGCAGACTGGAGATGTGGCGGCATCATACATTAAGAAGCTCAAGGAACGGGTCGATGAGCTACAACACAAGAAAACCTCTGCACAAGCCATGACTACCTTACTGGGAGTAAGTGGCATCTCGACGCCCACTATCACCGCTACCATGAGCAGGGGTGCAGGGTCACCAAAAGGAGGGGAAAATTTGGAGTCATCGCCACTGGTAGCGGAAGTGCGGCAATCTGACATTGCAAGCATGGAGGTGAGGCTGATATGCAGCACGGAGAGGCCTATCAAGCTCCATGAGGTGATCACCATCCTTGAGGAAgaaggggccatcatcatcaACGCTAATCACTCTGTTGCCGCCCACAGAATATTCTGCACTATACACTTCCGGGTACGTACATACGTTGCAAAAACGTAATGTGCACACTGAGTCCTAGAATTCAGGTTTCGGCCAATAATTATTTATGCCAATAAAATATAGTTTATCTGTCATGAATATTGTATCATTAAAAGCATTATTTTCTGAATGAAATGCTTTTTGTGTCAAAATATTATTATTATTTCCCTTTTTGGATCGTTGGATCGGTAACCTTATAAAAAATATGGGTTCATACTTATCGGACGGGAAATGTTAGTTTCTAATGTAACATTAAACTGAACTAACGTCATATACACAAGTAAAAGGCACAAAAGAAAATATAAGAGTGTCCCTGTGTGTTTGTGAAACTGCGGAACTACAGATTCCTCTCCAATCATTTTCTTAGGCTATAGAATGatagaaagaaacaaaagaaggGGAGAAGCTAGCCCAGAAATTTGGAAAGAACCTTGGATGTACACAACGTGACAAAGATGTCTTAATTTatttccttcttttttttgtcCCTCTCGTGTGGCCAGAATGTATGTGGAAAAATTGCATTGTGTGATGGAGGATTGGTTTCCATCTAAATATCAAATTATAAAGGTATCTAATTCGCATCAAATTAAGTTAACTAATTCCATAAATTTCTCTCTTGTTATTGTGCAGGCCTTCAGCACTAGAATTGGCATAGAAGTTTCAAGAATTTCCGAACGACTGGGTGCAATTGTACAATAGTAAGAAGATTTGTgtaaaaagaaaaaaatacaCTTAACCGTATAAATAAACAATCCACGAATCCTACAGGATTAGGGATGAAAACACCTTAAAtagctactccctctgtttcaaaATATAGTGTGCCCACGCTTTTCGAGGttcaactttgaccataaatttgacCAACGAGACCGAATGTGGCGGAAGCAAAAATTATATAAGTGCAAACTTCTTTTGAATACGAATTCATCGGTATAATTTTTGCTCCTGCCGCAATCGGTCTcattggttaaatttatggtcaaagttaaAGCACGGAACCAAGGACACAACAAGATCAATGTATGAAAAAATTGTTGATCAATCTTCAATCTATAATCACCCTCTGTAACAAGTTTTGGGCTATCATAGCTTCTTGTACGTGTTAAAATATAGAAATGTGGTGGACGTACATTGTGGCTAGTATAACAGCAGGAGCAGCCTCCATTGATATTTCTCGATCTGTGCATGCACGCTCTCCAACCAATAGCATCTGTGTTACTGTTAGTACATTGCTGGAGAACCTTTTTGGAGAATAAATAAAATTTTGGAACGCATTCCATGTTTTGCTCGATATCTTGATAATGGATAAGGTATGTCtgttttttttaacacagtacagacgtaGGTGCTTATATATGCGTGCATGCATTTATCGTTATGAACACACACACAAACCCTACTTCTATGAGCAGCTTCGAGAGACTGGACTCACATACCATCTTGAAATATTGATGAAGTCACCAAAGCCGCATTGTAGTCGATGGTAACGTCTCATCCCTCTTAACGCGCGTCGTCGGAAATCGTAAAATAAATCTATAAATAAATACGAGCACCAAAACTTGAACCCTATTGGATAGGGAATACCAATATCCATCTAATCACAGGTTGGTTCTTGTATGACTGTGTAATTGCATGGTGGAGATGCCAGAACATATCCGCGTATTGTGCAATATGTATCCCAGCTATCGGCCGCACGGCTGGGAGCAAAAGAGCAGTATGACTTaacaataattatttaactaAACAGCCGCAATTTCGCATGACATATAAATACCAATTCCTTAGTTAGCTAGTGGTTCTGGCTAGATTAAACAAGTTCGACCACATGGATGCATGAGGGCTTTTTCAGACCACATATATTTTGCACTTGCACATTGAGAACACATTTATTGGGGAAAGGAACAAATACATTCAACATCAAGACTTTGGCCTGACATTGACAGTTAATTCTTTTTGTATTTTTTGCAAGAAGTAATTCTTTTTTATTGTGATTGTTTCTGACAACAATAGCTCTGTAAAATGTGAAATATAAATTTATACAACATAACATGTGGATCAGCCCCCATATGTTATCATTTACAAAGTGTCAAATTTGACATGATTTTTTGTTTTTGATAAGGAGGTTAAACCCCCAGCGTCTACATCACTGTGATGCACATGCATGATATCCTGACCAAAAGATCGTTAGATTGCGAGTTTAAATTATGCCGTGTTTAGTTGATCTCTTCCAGGCGAGGTGGTGCCCGGGCGAGTGTAAACTCGGCCGAAATGCCACATGTGATTGCTTAATTTGATTGTTATTGTGTCACTCTTGCCGTCTTATATGGCAGATTCAATTTCAGTTAACTAATTACCACAACTAAAtctttagttaattaattagtggCCACTAGCAATACTAACATGCTTAAATTAGGTGAATTGACAACTCCTATTCACGTCACAGTCATGTATACATAACATGTAGAGTGTGAATGCAAGAGTAGACATAtgtattactccctccgttcctaaatatcagtctttctagagatttcaatgtgaatcacatacggatgtatatagacgcattttagagtgtagattcactcatttttcttcATATGTAGTCCATaatgaaatctctacaaagacttatatttagaaacggaggaagTATTTTGCATGGCTCGTGGTGACCATAATTTTATAATCTGTCAACTCTCTGTTGAACGCACTAACATCGATCCAGTATGTGCGCTCTGTCTCATTATGAAACTATATCAGCATCGACAGCTTAGCAATGGAGATTCAAGGATCAGAGTGTGATTAAAATTTTTGCCGGCCATGGTCGTGTACGCGCCTTGCGCCTTATCAACTAGCTAAATATTCTACCTTTTCTTTTTGTCTTGGCTAGCTTACACCAAGCTacttttcaaaaaaataaaaaaatataaagcACAGTTGTGCTTCACGGTTTGCATCCCGAAAAGTGAAAAGAACGAAATGTGTTTctatttttattcctttttatcgattttgatttttttgaaaaaagTTTGTCAAACAAATTAACATGGGATCTAATTTCGAAGATTTTGACGCGAGAAATGCAACAGCGGCCTTTAATATATTAAATCTATATGTATTTTTTAAATTAAATTTTTAGTTATCCTTTTTGTTTTTATTTAAATACCAGACCAAGATACCCGGAAGCCAAATTGCCACTCCCATGATTGCTTACACTCCTTGAAATTGTCCCATGTATATATCTTCCGTCGCTGAAAACCCTGAATCATTGGTAGTAGGGacacaaaaaaaaacaaaaaaatgcagCCAACAGGGTAGGATCCAAATGCCTACCGGACCACACTATGATAGGTAGACATGCTTTTGGTTTGGAGCATGGGCCGCTGTAGATGGATATGGCGTTGGTTGCTTGCGATGTGTTGGTCCATGCACACATGTCCGCATGGCATGTGTCCATCGTCCGTCTGTGCCATGCATGTGACCACTAGCTAGCTTCCACAAGAGATAGATCCGGGTTTTGTTCTTATTTGGCGCCACGCATTTCTTGGGTGGGTGGTATATGGATCTGATAAGCCATTCAGTTTGTTTTCACATTCTTCATATTGGTGAAATGCACATCCACATTATATGCATATGCCAGAAATAATAATGCTCGCATAGTGGTAGGGCTTGACGCGACGTATGCACAGGGAGAGATAAGTTGTTTGTTTGTATacttgtgtgagagagagatggagagagacAAAGGGAAAGAGAATCTTTGGTtgtatatatgtgtgtgtgtgtgtgtgtgtgtgtgacagAGAGTCTTTGTTTCTATACATGTGTGTGTGTGGCTTATTGCCGCgcaaaaattcaaatttaaacatatTACGGGTTGTGAGCTGTAAAAGTAACAAAATCAATCATTGAATAATACCGAACAGTAATGTCACCATTTTTTgttgaatttgtcttttttataGCTCACATCttgtaatgtgtttcaacttAAAGTTTCGTATGGCAATAAGACATCACCCTCGTAAAATCTCATGTTTTTTCTAGATTTTTCAGAAAATTTTAAATGTGATTTCCACGAAGTTTTTTTgaatattgttatatatatatatatgagcaAGGGCAGCCTgtgagcatctacagccgggcgTCCTTGTATTCGTCTCAAATGCCCGGGCGGTCGTCCGGGCACGAAAAACAACCAAACCGGACCTCTCAATTGGGCCTCAAATTGCGAGGCCTGACCGATCTGCTCCTCCCGCCCGACGACCTCCTCCACCTCCGACCGCTACTCCGCGAGGGCAGCGCTGGGTTCTAgtgcccgctccgccgatgccgcGGATACAGACTGCGGAGTCGGAAGCACGTGCCATCCGTCGCGAGAGGTAGAGGGCAAGGGAGATGGCGGGCGGGTCCGACAGGTTTGCGCagtccgcccgccgccgccaggTGCCCAACGAGGATGACCATCTCTTCGAGTGGGCGTGCCGCCAGTCACTGACTGAGGCGGAGACGAAGGCCCGACGGCTCCGGAAGCTCAACGCCAAGCAGCTGCGGCTTGGCATTGAGAAATCCGAGCGGAAGGCGGCGAAGGCAGCGCGAGAGGCGGCGAGGATGGCCAAGCTCAAGCGCAAGCAAGACCGCGTCGTCCGGCACTTGCAAGGCTATACCATCATCTCTGAGTCCTCCTCCTCCGACAGGTCCGACGGCTCCGCCGTGGACCCACCTCTTGCGCGGATTCCTATAGCTGCGCCGGCGACCGGAATAGCAAAGTGCCGGCGAGGAAGTAGTGAAGATCCGTGTCGGAGGAAATTGAAGACGACGTCATCAGATCCCTGTCGGCCGGACCGCCACCGCCGTTCTTGCCTCGCGGCGAAGATGAGGACGGCATATCCACAGCCGGAGCCGATCGATAGCGAGGAAGATTCCGTTCTGGGTCCGCGTAGGAGATGCCCAAATAGTGTTAATGTCAGCGAGGCTTCTTCAAGTAGGTATACACGTGCGTCATGCACGTACACGTCATGCGTGATATCCAGGTCGATCGATCTATCTACTCCCTCCGATTTTAAATTActcgtcgcagaaatggatgtatctagaactaaaatatatctagatacatccatacctGCGACACGTAATTCGGAACTGAGAGAGTACACAGGATGAGAGAGAGAAACCTGGCTGGCACAATTCTGGCATCGCCAGAAGCAATCCAAGGCAAGGCAGCTGACCCATCAATCTTGGGCTTCATGCATGCGTACGTCAGCCTTGCTCGCGTCACCGGCGTGACGCATGCATGCGATTCGATAAAACATTTTCCGGCAGTACGTTCGCTGCCACGGCGCCGGCCGGCATGGAGATCGAGCACATCATAAGCGCATCTACG
The Aegilops tauschii subsp. strangulata cultivar AL8/78 chromosome 3, Aet v6.0, whole genome shotgun sequence genome window above contains:
- the LOC109769325 gene encoding transcription factor bHLH162, with amino-acid sequence MKSRRQSGRGGAMLPDGGCSGKMERKDVEKNRRLHMKGLCLKLSSLLPASSAHHLRHYSSTSSSPPSSNKDAATQLDQLDSAAAYIKQLRGRIDDLKRRKQAALSGGTAGCSSSVSAGDYKGAPSTSTALPVIEVRHQDGTLDVALASEAGRPFRLHEVIAVLEQEGADVVSASFSVVGDKIFYTVHSQALCPRIGLDAGRVAHRLRGLAAAATVSSSVLMT